The genomic stretch CCGTCCACTCTCGCCCGTTCGTTCCCATCGGTCTCCGGCATCTTCCGGAGCGGTCCTCTTCCGCGGACCTAGGTCCGCCGCATCGAGCGCCGAAAGCGCTCCGTCTCCATCCGAATCGCCCCGTCGTTTTCTCTCCGAGGAAGTGACGGGGCGAAGCCTGTCCGAAAAGCGACGCCGACGCGTCCCAGCCCCTCTTCGCCCGAAACCTGCTTCGGAGGTTCACATCGGCTACGTCCATGACACCACTCGCCCAGACCAAAGGCGCACGCAACTTCGGTTGGCTCCTCGCCGACCGCGGAGTGCGTTTGCTCGTCGGTCTCGTGGTCGCGACGTGGATCGCGCGCTACCTCGGCCCCGGAGGCTTCGGGCTGTTGGCGTTCGCGGCGTCGCTCACGGCGATTTTCGCCGCCGTCGTGCCACTCGGCATCGACGGACTCGTCGTCCGCGAGATTCTAGGCCGACCCGAAGAACGCGGCGCCACTCTCGGCACGACGCTCTGGCTGCGTCTTTCCTGCGCAGCCGTCTGTCTCGCACTCGCGATCGGCTACGTCTTCATCGCTCGCCCCGGCGACGGTCCCGCCCTGGCGCTGACCCTCATCCTCGGTGTCGGACTCTTCGCCCAAGCGTTCGAAACCGGCGAACTGATGTACCAGGCGCATTCCGACATGGGGCGTCTCGTCCGCCCGCGCCTCGCCCTGTTTCTCGCCATCAACGTGATCAAAGTCGTCGCGATCGTGAACGGCGCTTCCGTCTTCTGGTTCGCAGGACTCACCGCGGGCGAGCAGATCGCGAGCGGACTGATCACCGCGCTGCTGCTGCGCCGCTACAAGCACTTCGGCGCACGTCTGGGTTTCACGCCCGGCACCGCACGTCTGCTGCTCAGCCAAGGCTATCCATTGGCGATCTCCTCGCTTGCCATCATCGTCTACATGAAGGGCGGCCAGCTCATGCTCGCGCAGATGCTGGGCGACGTGGAGATGGGGCTCTACGCTGCGGCCATTCGCATACCCGACTGCGCGTTGTTCCTGCCTACCGCGCTGGCGACCTCCGTCGTGCCTGCCCTCGTCCGCGCGCATGTCGCCGGCGGTAGCGCCTACGAGTCGGCCATGATCGCCTACATGCGAGCGAGCGCTCTCCTCGGCATCGCCATCGCACTGCCGCTCACGCTCGCTGCACCCTGGCTCATCGAACTGCTCTTCGCCGAGGCCTACGCCTCGGCATGGACGACCATGGCCATCTACGTGTGGGCACTGCCGTTCATGTTCCTCGGCGTCGCGCGCACCCAACATCTGCTCAACGAGCGGTCCATGAACATCTCCCTGTGGTTCAGCCTGCTCGGACTGGCGCTCAACCTCGGCGCGAACTACGCTCTCATCCCTGCCATGGGGCGCAACGGCGCCGCCCTCGCGACGCTCGTCGCGCAGATCGGATCCGCCGTCTTCGCTTCGTTTCTCTTCCCTTCCACCCGGAGACTGGCACGCCTTCAGTGCTTGGCTCTCCTCACTCCCTGGCTCGCTCTCCGCGACGCCCGTCGACTCGCCGCGCGCGTCGATTCGCAAGCCGACTCCCCGGCTGCCGTCTGACGATGTATCCACCGTTAGCATACATCGTCCGCATGCCTCGCCCTGCTTCGAGTTCGGCGTCCCCGCGTCGACTTCGTTCGTCCCTCACGTGCTCCCTACGCTCCCTCACGCAACCTCGCCTTCGAACGCCGCCGTCTCGCTCGTGCTCTGTACGTGCAACGGAACACCGCGACTCGAGAAAACGCTCCAAGCCCTGCTGCGACTGTCCCGCCTTCGGGGTGCTTCCCTCGATCGCATCGTGCTCGTCGACAACGCATCCACGGACCACACCGGCGAGCTTCTCGACGCATGGGCGTCGACCGCGCCGTCGGGACTCGTCCGCGTGCTGCACGAAGCCCGCCCCGGCAAGACGCACGCCTTGCTCACCGCGCTCACGCACGTGCGGACCCGTTACGCCGCCATCGTCGACGACGACAACATCGTGCACGAATCCTGGTTCGACGGTTCCTTACGAGCGCTGTCGTCGCGCGACGACATCGGCGTGCTCGGAGTCCGCACGTTCACTCGCACCGGTCTGGAGGAGCGACACCCCGAGTGGTTGTTGCGCCTCTTCGCCATCGGAGCCCAAAACGGAAGCCCTCGAGCGGGACTCGTCGAATGCGAACACGTTTGGGGAGCCGGAAGCTGGATCGACGCCTACGCCCTTCGCTTCGCTCTCGCGCACGGCTGGTGCCCCGTCCTGTGGAGCCGCAGTCCGGGAAACCTTCTCGGAGGCGAAGACACGGAACTTTGCCACGCGTTGCGGTTGCTCGGTCTTCGCGTCTACGCCGACGACGACATCGCGATCGAACACGACGTCGCTCCGGAGCGTCTCGCCCGCGATCGCATACTGCGCCTCGCCTTCGCGATCGGGCTCTCGGAACCCATACTCCAAGCCTACGATCACCACGGACACGGAAACCTATCCGCTGGCTCCAGCCTACCGGGCGACCTCGCACGCTGCATCCTACACGTCGTGCGCGGAACGCTCCGCGCCCTCGCGCGCGACCATGTCGGCGGACTCGCGGCCGACGTTCGCCTCGCGCTCGCACGGGGGCGTATCCATTCCCGCATGACGTGCCGCGCGCGCATTCGTCAAGCCGCGCTCGCCGCCGGCGCGGCGCTTCGACTCCGAGGTCGTTGCCGCGCTCCCTCGCCGATTCGCTTCACCTGAACGCCCGTCCGTCCCGTGGCAGCAGCCTCCGACATACCTCGCCTCCCGTGACGATCGTCGCACGCACGTTTCTCGTCTTCATTCCTCTGGCGTGGGTGACGCTTTCCGGTCCCGTGCAGGGAGCCATGCTGCTCGGCATGGGAGTGCTGGCCTTGTTCGAAGCCGTACGACTCCGCCGAACGCGCGATCTGCTCGCCCTTTGGCCCATGGCGATCCTCGTTCTGATCTGGTCCGCATGGGGCCAGAAGTTGAACATGGCACCGCCGATCGATCTGCTGCCGCCGCGACCGTTCCTCACGGCTTTCGTGTTCGCGTCCGCAGCAGGTGTTTGCATCCGGGAGTACGCGAAACGCTCGCAAGCGCAGACGCTTCTCGGCCTGCAAGCCGGCGCGCTGTTCCTCACCGCGATCGGCGTCTACATCGCATTCTCGGGTGAAGCCGCGGAGGCCGTCAGCGTCGACGGCGGCCAAGTGATCCGCGAAAATCCGGAGTTCGGCTTCACGATCCTCGGCGTCTTCAATGCAGACAACATCGTGGTCGGGATCATCTCGTACACCATTTACGCCGCGTTGATGTTGCCGCTCGTGCTGCTGGAGATTCCGGTGCTCGCCTCGATCGGATGTCTCGGTCTGAGCGGCCTCGCCCTCGCTCTCAACCTCAAGTTGGTGACCCGATCCGTCTTCTTAGCTCTCGCCGTGGGAATCGCGACGGTCGTCTTCACGCTCCTGCGCGATCGCGCCCACCTGAACACTCTGCTCCTTTTGCGCAAGACCGTGATCGTGACCTGCCTTGCCGCGATCGGTCTCGCCGCCGTAGCCCTCGCGCCGTCCGGCTTCGATCTCTTCACCGACCGCCTCGCCGATTCGACCGAAGATCCGCGCTGGGACATCTGGGCCGAATCGATCCGCATCATCCCGCAGATGCCGTGGGGCGACGGATACAAGATGCTCACGCTCCACTTTTGGGCGCACAACGTCATCCTCGACGCCGCCCTCTTCAACGGAATCCCCGGCTTGATCGTGATGATCGGCATCTACTCGTTGATCGTGTGGCGCGTCGCTCGTGCGTTCTTCGCTCGCGGCGTGGCGACACGACCGGTGGAAGTCTATCTCGTGGCCTGCACCGCGGGATTGCTCGCGGTCCAGATGCTGATGCCACCGATGCTTCAGCTCTCCACGTTTCTCTTCTTCGTCTACGGCGCCCTCGGACGCTCCGGCTCGCACGAGGACGACACTGCCGTAACACCCGACGAGGTGTCGGAAGGCGACGGGGAGCCGATACGCGCGTAGTCGCGCGACGAATACACCCGGATTCCTCGCATTGAACACCCACGTGCGCCAACCCTACTTGAGCATCGTCACCCCCGTGCTCGACGCCGCTTCGACGCTGCGCGCGACGATGGAGTCGGTCTCCCGCCAAGACGCCTCCTTCGAGCACGTCGTGTGCGACGCCGGCAGCCGAGACGATACGATCGCGATCGCGCGCGAGTACGAAGGACGCCACCCGCTGCGCATCGTCCACCTGCCCGGCGTGCCCCTCTACGAGAGCATCGCACGCGCGCATGAAGACACCACCGGCGAGATCATGGGTTGGCTCAACGGAGACGACTTCTACCATCCGGGCGCCTTGCGCACCGTGGAGCGCGTGTTCCGCGAGTGCCCGCACGTCGATTGGCTCTGCGGAGTCCCCAATCAGTATCACTCGGCCACCGGAGTGAGCGTGGTGTCCCGGCGTGTTCCCGTGTATTGCCGGTTGTTCATTCGATTGGGTTGGTATCGCGACGCCTACCTCGGATACCTGCAGCAGGAGTCGATGTTCTGGCGGCGCTCGCTCTACGATCGCGCGGACGGTGCCGGCGTCCTGCGCCGCTACGACTACGCTGGAGACTTTCATCTTTGGCGCGCCTTCGCGCGACACGCGCGCCTGCACACGGTCCGAAGTGTCTTGGCCTCCTTCACGATCCGAGACGGTCAACTCTCCCGCGCGCGTCGTGATCGGTACGTTCGTGAATCCGGACCCGTTCTCGAGACGCCGCCCTTGCGGATCGCGGGACGCCTGCTGCACGACGCGGTATCGCTCGTGGGCGCTCCCACGGTGATCGCACCCCATCGGATCGGGATCGACCGAACGGAGAAGAATCGCGCATGAAGATCCACGCCGTCATACCCACGGTGCACGGAGACCAAGCGCTCGAGGAAACGCTCCTCAGCCTCGCGAATCGTCTTCCGGAATTTCTCCATGCCGTGATCGTTTGCCCGCAACGGGCCGAACACCACGTCCGCGCCGCCGCGACACGAGCATGCCGGGAGACACGTCTCCCGGTCGATGTCGTGCTGGAAAGCGGATCCGGTGTGTATCCAGCTTACAACGACGGCCTCCTTCGCCTCCTTGCCGACCAAGCTCGCGGCTACGTCCTGTTCCTCGGTGCCGGCGACGTCCTGGCGGCGGGGCTCGACGTGCTGCAGCCGGTGCTCGCCGACCTGCCGGACGTCGCCTGCTTTCGGGTCGACGGCGATCCCACTGCGCTCGATCCCTGCCCTCCGCTGCCCCACGCGCCGCGTCGATTCGCCCGGCTACCCCATCACCAAGGCATGCTTTTCCACACGCGCCTCGGTCATCGACTCTTGTTGCCGGAACAGTACCCGATCTACGCCGATGTGCTGCAACGCGTGCGAGTGCTCGCCACCGCGTCTTCGATCGCCGTGAGCAACGCCTGCTTGGTCGGCGTTGCTCCAGCCGGGGCCTCGGGCGTGCGCGACCTCCGCTCCGTGTCTCGACACTCGGCCGAGCGTCTCCGTCTCGCGACTGCTCTTCTCTTCGGGCTGCGGCAACCAAAGCTGGCCGCTCGCTACACCTTCGGCATTGGGCGGGTGCTTCGACGTTGGCGCGCACATGTGCGCACGCACGCCCAACACCTCCCTGCGTTATCGTGACGTCCGAGACTCCCAACAGTCGCGCGTCCGCCGGTTCACCCTCGGTCGCGTCGCACTCGCACCACCACTTGCGGCGCCGGTGGGTAAAAAAGTTGCGAAATCCGATCCACGGCCGAGCCACGCTGTTCGTCTTCGCCGCTGCTGCGCTCGCGGGTGCATGCATCTGCGGCTTGGCCGGCTGCCACCGCTCGTCGTCCGCCTCCCGCGCGGCCACCATCACCGACAAGGTGCGCACGTTCGATTGGCCTCGCGCGCTCCCCGAGCCGGACGCGGCCCGCCTGCCTCGCTGGCGCGGCTTCAATCTTCAATACAAGTTCCATCGCGACGAAGCCAACACGACGATCACGGACGACCCCGAAGGGATCGTCGCGCGCGACTTCCGTATGATCGCGGAACTGGGATTCGACTTCGTTCGCATCCCACTCGACTACCGGATCTGGACGAACCCGAACGACTGGACCGATCTGAACGAAGACGCCCTGCGGGAGATCGATCACATCGTGTCGTGGGGAAAGCACTACGGACTCCACGTCTGCCTCGCCTTTCATAGAGCACCGGGATGGACGGTCCATCACCCCCGCGAAAGCCGTGATCTCTGGACGGACGAAGAAGCCCTCCGCGTGTGCGCGCTGCATTGGTCCGAGTTCGCGCGACGTTACGCAGGCATCCCTTCGCGGCAGCTGAGCTTCAATCTCGTCAACGAACCCTACACACCCGATCCAGACCGTCATCTCGAAGTCGTCCGGCATTTGGTGGAGGCTATCCGCGCCCGCGATCCGCACCGCCTCGTGATCGCCGACGGACTCGATTACGGACAGACTCCCGAACCACGTCTGCGGGCGCTCGGAGTCGCGACCTCCACCCGCGGATACGCGCCCTTCAACCTCACGCACCATCGCGCCGAGTGGATGCCGTTTGCGGCGAGCAACCTCCCCCCGCGCTGGCCCGACGATTCGGTGAACGCGTTCCTCGTCGGTCCGGACAAACCCGATCTGAGCGCGCCGCTCCGGTTCGAGGGCGACGTCGCGGGTGCCGTCGTCCGGATGCGCTTCGCGAGCGTTTCCCGCGCTGCACGACTCCTCGTCGTCGACGACCGCGGACGCTCGCTCCTGGAGCATCGCCTGGAGCGCAGCGCGAGCTCGTATCCACCATTCGGTTACGAGCCTCTCTCGTTCGTCGTTCCTCCCAGGGCCGAATCGATCGGGATCCTCCTGCACGACGGCGACTGGGCGATGCTCTCCGAACTCTCGTTCGAGCTCGAGGGCACGATCCACCCCGTGCGCCTCCGTGCGGAAAACGGCGCAACCGAACGCGACCCCGTGCGCTTCGACCGCACTCGGCTGGACGAGCCGTTCACCCCGACGACGATCCGAGACCGCCGTTGGCTGGAGGCCGAGTTCGCCGAATGGCGCACGCTTGCGAGCGATGGCCTCGGCACGATGGTCGGCGAGTTCGGGGTGTACCGCTACACGCCTCACGACACTACGCTGCGGTGGATGGACGATCAACTCGCGGTGCTCGCGGAGGCCGGTCTCGGTTGGGCACTTTGGGAGTTCCGCGGCTGGTTCGGCATACTCGACAGCGGCCGACCCGACGTCGCCTACGTGCCTTGGCGCGGACACCAACTCGACCTCCGCATGCTCGAACTCCTGCAACGCCGCTGAACCCGCCGTACGACAGGCACCGTTTCCCCCTCGATCCTCCCATGCGCATCGCCGCGATCTATCCGTACGACCCACTCGAAAGGAGTCGTATCCGTTCGTTCAGGACACTTTCGGTCCTCGCAGGTTCCGCTCCCACCACCGTGTTTCATCCGGGCGCTGCCTCGGAGGCATCGGGATTCCCGCGCCCCGAAGGCGTCACGGTGCGAGCCATGGGCGACGGCCACCTCGCACGTATCTGGCGGTTCACACGCGCGCTCGCGTCACAGCGCTCGCTCTCGTTCGCGTTCTACCGCAGTTGCCTGCGCCACGCACTTCGAAGCGGGCCATGGGATCTCGTCTTCGTGGAGCGGCTCCCGATCGACACCAGTCGATTGGGAGACACGCCGATCGTATTCGATACCGTCGACCGCTTCCACTCGCAGGTGAGCAGCCTCTACCACGACGCGCGCGGACTCCGGCGCATCGGTTACGCGCACGACATGCGCACGATCGCCCGCGAGCAGGCCGACTACTGCAACGCCGCGACGCTCGTGCTCTGCACGACCGAAAGCGAAGCCCAGGGGCTCCAAATGGACGGCGTCACGGCACCGATTCAGGGCTTCTTTCACCGCAGCCAGACGGAGACCACCGAGTTCGGCAAGAGCCGCCCCAGCGGCGGGGATCTCGCCGGCACGCGCGAGCGCCTGCGTGCGGGTCGACGCAAGATCGCGTCGTTTCACGGACGTGCCTCGTATCCGGCCAACATCTCCGCCGTGCGTTTCGCGCGCGAGACGATCGCTCCGGCGTGCCCGCAAGCGACGTTTCTCGTCTTCGGAGACGGCTGGGAGGAGTCGATCGCGGGAAACTTGGTCACACTCGGGCGCCAGCGCGACCTGTCCTTGCTCTCGGTCGCGGACTTCGGAGTGTTCCCGCTCTCCACGGCCGTCGGCATCCCCAACAAGGTGATCGAGTGCCTCGCTTGCGGCCTTCCGGTCGTGGTGAGTCCTGCGCTCGAAGCCATCTTGCCTCGTGCCCTGAAGGCCCACTGCCACGATCGAATACACGTCGCGCGTTTGGAGGATTTCGCGACGCGTATCCACGCTCTGGATGCAGTGCTGGTCCGAAACGACGAAGCCGGGATGCGCTTTCGCCGTTTCTACGACGACATGATCGCCCGGTCCGAAAACGATCTGGCGGTCGGCATCCGAGGTCTCGTCGGCGCCTCCGGTCGCCGGATCTCGACTGGACCGCATACCATCGTCTCCGAGACCGCGCTCGCCGGCGGACTCAACACGGCAGCACTCGCCCGAAAGGATCTACGCTGAGGCGTACCCCTCCACGTCGAACCCCGAAATCCGCGCGATCATGATAGGCTCCTCTCGACCCGTCGTCGTATCCAGCCGCCCCCCGCACCTCGCCGAACGTCCGCTGCTTAGCATCCTCACCCCGACGCTCAACCCCGGCGCAGCCCTGCGCGCAACCGCCGAGTCCCTCGCACGCCAGACGTTCCGCGACTTCGAATGGATCATCAAGGACGCCGGCTCGAGCGACGGTACTCTGCACGCGTCGTTCCCGATGAAACACCGCATGGTGGTGGCGAGCGATGTGGGCATCTACGACGCGATCAATCAAGCGGTCTTCCACGCTCGAGGACGCTACGTCCAAGTGCTGGCCGCCGGTGACTGTTTCGCGCATTCGCGCGCCCTCGAGGAGATCGCGACCGTACTCGATGCACACGACGAGCCGGACTTGGTCTACTGTACCGCGACTCACCGACCCAGCGGTACGCGCTGGACGCACCCGGCACGTCTGCACGACTGGTTTCTCTACCGCGGTGCGATCTGTCATCAGGCCCAATTCTGGTCGCGGGTGTGTCTCGAAGCGCTCGGAGGTTACGACCTCTCCTACGAGATCGCGGCAGATCGGGAGATGCTCGTGCGCGCGCGCAAGCGGCACGACATCCGCACCAAACGCGTGGATCTCGACCTGATCACCTACGCCGGCGGCGGCTTCTCGGAGCGTCCGGAAAATCTCGCACGCCTCGAGGCCGAGATCCGTCGCATACGCCGCACTCGCTTCAACGTCGTCCAGCGCGCGGGCTATGGATTGGTGCATGCACTCACGCTGCCGAGATGGCGCAGTCGCTGGAACGATGCGGCACCGGACAATCGGTGGGTGTCGGCGTATCAAGCGCTTCGCAGTTGGGTGAGGCGGTTCATCTGAAATCGCTTTCGGATCCGGCCGCGAAAGCGGTGGCCGCTACGTCGGAAATGAAGTCTCTTCTCTTTCTCTCCGGGTTCCTCCCTTCGGCGCGCGTTCCTTCGGGCGGGCAACAGCTCGTGCATCGCGAACTCGAACGGCTCGCCCGCGAGTACCGAGTCACGCTTCTCGCGTTTCGCAACGAGAAGGAGAGTGCGATCGACGTGGGCGCCGATTTCGCATCGTGCCGCCGTGCGGAGATTGTCCCCGTCGGACGACTCACGAGGTTGTTCGCGACCCTCCGGCATCCGAGGTTGCCCGCCATCGCATCGGCACGATTCGCGGCAGGCGCTTCGATCATGCGCTCGTTGTGCCGCGAAACGTCTTTCGACCGTATTCACTGCGAGTTCATCCAAGCAGCCGGCTTGCTGCGCCTCGCACCCGTCGGCGTACCCTCCACCTTGGTCGTGCACGATTTTTTCCACGAAGCGCTGGCGCGCCGAGCCGAGCACCTTCGTGAACCGTTGCGCTCGCTCGCTCATGTCGAGGCGAAGCGCACGAAGCGATGGGAAGCCGGCATCCTGCACGCGGCCGACGGCGTCCTGACGTTAACCGAGCGCGACCGCGACACCGCACAACGACTCTCCGGCCGAGCCGACGTCGGCGTGCGCTACCCCACGGTGCCCGGGAGGCTCGAGAACATCCGCCGCGATTCCGCCACGATCGATCCTCACTTGGTCCTGTTCTTCGGACTGCTTTCGCGGGCCGAGAACGAAGACGCCGTCTTGTGGTTCGTCCGCGACATCTGGCCCGAGGTGATGAAAGCGCGCCCGCGGGCGCGCTTCGTGGTCGCGGGAGCCGCGCCGACAGAGAGCCTCACGCGCCTGCGCGCCGAACGTGTATCCATGATCGGATACGTCGAGGATCCCGTCGCCTTGTTGTCTCGCGCGGCGGTCGCGGTCGCTCCGCTGCGGATGGGTGCCGGAATCAAAATCAAGGTCGTGGAAGCGCTCGCCGCGGGTCTCCCGACCGTAGCCACTCCCATCGGAGCGGAAGGCGTGCGCCCCTCGCCTCTGCTCGCGGTCGCCGAATCGTCCTCCGACTTCGCCCGCGCATGTATCGAACGCTTGTCCCCATGAACTCCGCCCCGACCGTAGCGGTGCTGTGTGCGATGTACGCGCGCGACAGCGTCTATCTCGCCGAGAAGGCGATCCGTACGATCCTCTCCCAAGACTATCCGCGCGAGGCCATCCGCGTCTATCTGCACGTGGACGGGCCACTCACCCGATCGCACGAGTACTTCCTGGAAACACACGCCGATTGGTTTCACAAAATCCTCCGCAGCGAGCGCAACGTCGGTCTTCCAGCGGGTCTGAATCGGCTGCTCGACGCGACGGAAGGTGAAGCGTTCTTCGTGCGGATGGACGTCGACGACATGGTCCTGCCCGACCGGTTCGCACGTCAGATCGGTTTCATGCTCGAGAACCGCGACGTGGATCTCTGCGGATGCAACTCCTACGAAATCGACGATCACGACCGTGTCATCTTCGCACGCAACTACCCGGAGACGCATGCCGAGATCGTCGCGCGATTGCCCCGCTGCAACCCGATGCTCCATCCCACGTTCTGCATCCGCGGCGACACGTGGCGCCGCCTGCCGATACACTACCGAGATCTCTATCTGAACGAGGACCTCGGGTTCGTCTTCGACGTGGTCGCGGCCGGCTGGAAGCTGCACAATATCCAAGAGCGGTTGTTTCTCTGGCGAACCGGCGAATCGTTCCACCGCCGTCGTAATCACCGGCGCGCTCTCGTGGAGCTGCTGGCTTACGTCGGCGGCATCCACACGTTGTGGGGCGTCGATCCTCGCCTGCTCTGGCCTCTCGTTCGCTACGTGTTCCGGCTCCTGCCGCGCACGTTCGCGAAGCCGATCTATCGCGCCGCGGTGCGCAATCACGTGCTCGGTTGAGCCGTCACGCCTCCGGCTCGCCGTTTCCACATACTCGATGTCCACGAACCTGCAACGCGTCGTCTCGACCGGGCTTTGTGCGGTGCCGTTCGCGTGCATCGCAATGCAGTTGCCCGGCTCCGGGTTCGCCGCGCTCGGCGGGGCCGCGTTCGCGATCCACCGCCTTCATCGTGCGGGCACGCGAGGCTACTTGGCACCGCTCGCCCTCATGACGTTCGCCCTCGGGGTTTACGCGGTGCTGGCGTGGTCGATGCCGGACGCGTTCAACGAGCTGCGTCCCTTCGAGGCGCTGCTGACCGTGGCCTATGGCGTGCCGGCAGGCATGTATCTCGCGCTGCTCGCACACGAAACGGACGAGCAGGCTGCACGCACGACGTGGCTCGGCGTCGCCGCACTGATCGCGGGAGTGGCCCTGTTCGCGGCGATCTCCGGTTTCGAAGACGGAAACGTGCCCGGGCCCGACGCAGCTGCATCGATGATGGGCGGATGGATGCGTTTCGACCATGTCGGAGTCTTCTCGGCAAACGACTTCGCACCCTACGCCGCTCCGCTCACGGTTCTCGCTCTCGCGGCGGGCATCGGCGTCTTGCTCCCCACCAGAAAGTCGGAAGTCCTCGTGATCGTCGCCGGTGTGGTCGTGTCGGTGATCGTCGCGTACTTGGTGATGCGCCGTACGGCGATCGCGAGCGCGGCGGCATCGCTGGTCGTCGCCGCGGTTCTCGGTCGACACGCGA from Opitutales bacterium ASA1 encodes the following:
- a CDS encoding flippase yields the protein MTPLAQTKGARNFGWLLADRGVRLLVGLVVATWIARYLGPGGFGLLAFAASLTAIFAAVVPLGIDGLVVREILGRPEERGATLGTTLWLRLSCAAVCLALAIGYVFIARPGDGPALALTLILGVGLFAQAFETGELMYQAHSDMGRLVRPRLALFLAINVIKVVAIVNGASVFWFAGLTAGEQIASGLITALLLRRYKHFGARLGFTPGTARLLLSQGYPLAISSLAIIVYMKGGQLMLAQMLGDVEMGLYAAAIRIPDCALFLPTALATSVVPALVRAHVAGGSAYESAMIAYMRASALLGIAIALPLTLAAPWLIELLFAEAYASAWTTMAIYVWALPFMFLGVARTQHLLNERSMNISLWFSLLGLALNLGANYALIPAMGRNGAALATLVAQIGSAVFASFLFPSTRRLARLQCLALLTPWLALRDARRLAARVDSQADSPAAV
- a CDS encoding glycosyltransferase; translated protein: MKSLLFLSGFLPSARVPSGGQQLVHRELERLAREYRVTLLAFRNEKESAIDVGADFASCRRAEIVPVGRLTRLFATLRHPRLPAIASARFAAGASIMRSLCRETSFDRIHCEFIQAAGLLRLAPVGVPSTLVVHDFFHEALARRAEHLREPLRSLAHVEAKRTKRWEAGILHAADGVLTLTERDRDTAQRLSGRADVGVRYPTVPGRLENIRRDSATIDPHLVLFFGLLSRAENEDAVLWFVRDIWPEVMKARPRARFVVAGAAPTESLTRLRAERVSMIGYVEDPVALLSRAAVAVAPLRMGAGIKIKVVEALAAGLPTVATPIGAEGVRPSPLLAVAESSSDFARACIERLSP